One window from the genome of Dermacentor silvarum isolate Dsil-2018 chromosome 5, BIME_Dsil_1.4, whole genome shotgun sequence encodes:
- the LOC119452959 gene encoding uncharacterized protein LOC119452959: MFGNQHFGPTDLIHAHTYTTLEDLSIKEGSCALHRITFLETPAKHHQHLDIGCGPGTFTRDFLASRSMPCATLVAVDQSPLMIDFAKRYRHHDNVTFDVFDFGGQDVQQLIGKYGCFDRIYSFLWFHFVKDQRKAYADLSKMLAPASGECVIFSSVWNIFTDVWLQVHLMERWRQVIPDPRPLFSLQYKFDFDGQLDKIEAEVRALVAEAGLETIACHVFQSEWPFPTVEVFVGLIFEAFGFYEAIPEEDIEAVKRDWVRLVQSAATTKSNRFAAKAAFYCVHARARP, encoded by the exons ATGTTCGGGAACCAACATTTCGGCCCCACGGATCTCATTCATGCGCATACGTATACCACTCTCGAGGATCTTTCCATAAAAGAAGGCTCATGTGCGCTTCACCGAATCACATTTCTTGAGACGCCTGCCAAACACCACCAACATTTGGACATCGGTTGTGGACCGGGGACGTTCACAAGAGATTTCCTCGCATCTCGCTCCATGCCTTGCGCAACGTTAGTTGCCGTCGACCAATCGCCGCTGATGATCGATTTCGCTAAGCGCTACAGGCACCACGAcaacgtcacgtttgacgtgttCGACTTTGGTGGCCAAGACGTGCAACAACTGATCGGCAAGTATGGCTGCTTCGACCGCATATACTCATTCCTGTGGTTCCATTTCGTCAAGGATCAGCGAAAAGCCTACGCGGACCTTTCCAAGATGCTGGCGCCCGCGTCAGGGGAGTGCGTGATATTCTCGTCCGTTTGGAACATCTTCACAGATGTCTGGCTGCAAGTGCACTTGATGGAAAGATGGCGACAAGTGATTCCT GACCCAAGACCGCTATTTTCACTCCAGTACAAGTTCGACTTCGACGGCCAGCTGGATAAAATAGAAGCTGAGGTGCGAGCGCTCGTCGCAGAAGCTGGCCTGGAAACTATCGCATGTCACGTCTTTCAAAGCGAATGGCCGTTCCCAACAGTGGAAGTGTTTGTCG GTCTGATTTTTGAAGCCTTTGGATTCTACGAGGCCATTCCGGAGGAGGACATCGAAGCTGTCAAAAGAGACTGGGTTCGGTTAGTACAGAGCGCCGCAACAACCAAGTCAAATAGatttgcagccaaggctgccttctACTGCGTCCACGCAAGAGCGCGTCCATAA